tcctctgctgtAGATTCAGAGTATTCTGAAAGGTCTTAGGCAGACCAATGGATTAACTCTGCCTGCCTATGGCAAAAGCCAGGTgagcctctctccttccttccttctctctcttgggCTATCGTTCTTCCCTGCTATCTTTTTCCCTTTTGTTATTTTACACCTGTCTCTTTCCTTCTACTTCACTCTCTCTTCAGCTCTCTTGTATCTGTCCCACTCCCTCCCTACTGTTTCTCTATCCCACCCCTTCTGTTTTTGCTCCTCTTCTCTCCCGCATGCTATTCCTTATGGTCACTGGTTGCTCATAAGTCATTTTGCTACAGTGAGAGAAGTGCTTGGTATTTATTTAGCCATTGTTGACTTACTAACATTCTACCAGTATTAAGCCTAGCTAAATGCTGGGTCAGTCCATCTGGCCGTGAGGTTTATAACTTCTGGACCTGATGTTTACTTTATTTACCATACTGGCATGTCTCCATCAGTGAAAACAAGATGTGTTCATGTGTGATTGTCCGTCCATGTGTTGTGATTGTGGTCTCTGACACTACCTTGTGTTCTAGGATATGATGTGggcatgtgtatgtgtgctgtGTATGTTTCCAAATTGCTATAACCACGCACTCTCTGGATGAGCACTGAAAAgtaatggctgtgtgtgttgctgcctCAGACCCACGTCCATGGGGAGGTGAGGGGGTCCCCAGTTACCCAGCTACTGGAGGACCCAAACGGAGAGACCGGCCGCGGCTCTCCTGTGTCTAACCCTGCTAGCTCTGCTACTAACCCTGGGTGTGCAAGCCAATCCCACAACACTGACCTGCAGCAGGTGTGTCCCTCcgtcagtcttctctctctctcggtctcagtgtctctctctctgggtctctctctctgggtctctctctctgggtctctctctctctgggtctctctctctctgggtctctctctctctgggtctctctctctctgggtctctctctctctgggtctctctctctctgggtctctctctctctgggtctctctctctctgggtctctctctctctgggtctctctctctctgggtctctctctctctgggtctctctctctctgggtctctctctctctgggtctctctctctctgggtctctctctctctgggtctctctctctctgggtctctctctctctgggtttctctctctctgggtttctctctctctgggtttctctctctctgggtttctctctctctgggtttctCTCTCGGTGGGTCTCTCTCTCGGTGGGTCTCTCTCTcggtgggtctctctctctctctctcggtgggtctctctctctcggtgtgtctctctctctctctctctcggtgtgtctctctctctctctctctcggtgtgtctctctctctctctctctctcggtgtgtctctctctctctctctctctcggtgtgtctctctctctctctctctctcggtgtgtctctctctctctctctctctcggtgtgtctctctctctctctctctctcggtgtgtctctctctctctctctctctcggtgtgtctctctctctctctctctctcggtgtgtctctctctctctctctctcggtgtctctctctctctctctctctcggtgtgtctctctctctctctctcggtgtgtctctctctctctctctctctctctctctctctctctctcggtgtgtctttctctctcggtgtctctctctctctgtctctctctctctctctctctcggtgtgtgtgtctctctctctctctcggtgtgtctctctctcggtgtgtgtgtttctctctctctctcggtgtgtctctctcggtgtgtctctctctctctctcggtgggtctctctctctctctcggtgggtctctctctctctctcggtgggtctctctctctctctctcggtgtctctctctctctctctctcggtgtctctctctctctctctctcggtgtgtctctctctctctctcggtgtgtctctctctctctctcggtgtgtctctctctctctctctctctcggtgtgtgtctctctctctctctcggtctctctctctctctctctctcggtgtgtctctctctctctctctctcgctgtgtctctctctctctctctctctctctcgctgtgtctctctctctctctctctcgctgtgtctctctctctctctctctctctctctctctcggtgtgtctttctctctcggtgtctctctctctctgtctctctctctctctctctctcggtgtgtgtgtctctctctctctctcggtgtgtctctctctcggtgtgtgtgtttctctctctctctcggtgtgtctctctcggtgtgtctcgctctctttctctcggtgtgtctctctctctctcgttttctctcggtgtgtctctctctctcgttttctctcggtgtgtgtctctctctctctctctgtgtgtctctctctcgtggtctctctctgtgtctctctctctcgggtctctctcggtgtgtgtgtctctctctcgggtctctcttggtgtgtgtgtgtctctctctctcggtgtgtctctctctcggtgtgtttctctctgtgtctctctctctcgggtctctctcggtgtgtgtgtctctctctcgggtctctctcggtgtgtctctctctctctcggtgtgtgtgtgtgtggctctctcggtgtgtttctctctctctcggtttgtctctctctcggttctctctctcggtgtgtctctcggtctttctctctcgctcggtctctctcggtgtgtccatctctctccctctcggtcggtatctctctctctctcggtgtgtctctctctctctctctctcggatagGCCTAGCTTACGTTTAACGTATTCACCTCCCTCAGTTTCACTCACAGCTatttcctctttctttctcttcttctctctgccgCAGAACTGCCCCCATGACGGTAATGAAAACCATGCGGACGAGAATAGGTTGGTCGCCTCGTCATCCAatgtacacccacacacacacctctcaatcCCTCTTCAGAATGAGTCTGTCCCCTGGTCCTCACTACCCCTTCTCTACCCTTCACTGCCCTGCCCCCCTCACCTGCAACTGTTGATCACACACACAGAATTAGAAGCACAGTTATGATGGCTGGCAGTGCAATTTGTCACATTGAATGCCCGAATACCCAATCAGACTGGTGTGTTCATTACCAAATAATACTGGGCTAATGTTGTGTtttttgttggtgtgtgtgtgtcaacagaCCCCTGTCATCCACAGAGAGCCTGCGGCAGCTCTCACAGCAGCTCAACGGTCTTCTCTCTGGGGTATGTACTTTATGGCCACAAAAAGGAGAAATTTGGCTTTTAAGATCCAGGCGACCCCTGAGATGTGCACATTGGATAAGTGCAAGCAGCTCACCCCAGTCTCTTACTTGCTTTGGATATTTGCTTGCTCCCAGTTTAGTACGTTGCATAATCAAGAGTGTTATTTGTGATACTCTCATTGGCTTTGAGAAGCTTGCTTTATTGTGGTTTGACTTGTACTGTTTTGTTTCTTTCCCGACCTATTCTAGTCATCCACCACCTATATAAATGGAGACAGTGCTCCCTCGCCAACCAATGAAAAAGAACTGGAGGTAAGTGACACATCACAACACCACACGTTGCTCCCTCGTCATGGACACGGTACACTGGGAAAAGCACTATAAAATGCTATCCATTTGTTCTGATCAGACAGACCCAGTCCCACTCTCCCCGAAGGTGCCCTTGTGGCCCCAGGTTATGTAGAGGTattctgtcctctgtccactctcAATCCACACaggcccctctcctctctcacaatCCCTCCATTCTTGTTCTCTGTGCAGGTATGTGACTGGCCTCGGCCACACAGCTCACATGACCACTTCCTGTTCCTGCCCTGCGTCCTGTCTCGGGTTAcacacacatgtactccacaTAAGTGATACTCATGATTAGAACTGAGTTTGTGTTGCATGGCTGAGACAACAATGCAATCTGAAAGATCGGCGCAGTCAGAACAGAGCAAATGTATGAATTGCTGTCCAGGCCTCCCCACTGTACCTTGCCCAGGCCCTGCAAACATACAACGTTTAatgcataaaaaatatatatattttgtctgCTCTATTCATATCTCTCTTGCTCTTGTCTGATAGTCCTCAGACCTCACCTGTTAGATTGCCTTGTAGATTGATGGAGTCTATATAGAGAATGGACTCTCTTCTGTTTGCAAATAATATTTTCAGGCATCATCTTTCCAAAGCCTTGATCTGAGCTAGCTATAGGTCCCTCTCACTAGGATTTTACAGGATACAACATTTTGTTACAGTGACTACTGGGTTGTGACTTGTTAAATTGGCTGAGATCACATTAGGGACTTGTATGTTCTTATTGTGGTCATGCATGTTATGTGGACTTCTAGAGAAACTGGGGTCATGTGAACCCATTAGATCTCATTAGATTACACTCTCCAGTCTGACCGTGTATTGCTGAACTCTTCACTAGTTACCCATCCTCACTGTGTATGACCTCTCTGAATACTAGTAGGATCAACAAGTACCTGCTGACATCTTTTTCTGTTTGTTAGGTGTTATGTACTTTCCCTGAGGGAGAAGGTGTTATGTACTTTCCCTGAGGGAGAAGGTGTTATGTACTTTCCCTGAGGGAGAAGGTGTTATGTACTTTCCCTGAGGGAGAAGGTGTTATGTACTTTCCCTGAGGGAGAAGGTGTTATGTACTTTCCCTGAGGGAGAAGGTGTTATGTACTTTCCCTGAGGGAGAAGGTGTTATGTACTTTCCCTGAGGGAGAAGGTGTTATGTACTTTCCCTGAGGGAGAAGGTGTTATGTACTTTCCCTGAGGGAGAAGGTGTTATGTACTTTCCCTGAGGGAGAAGGTGTTATGTACTTTCCCTGAGGGAGAAGGTGTTATGTACTTTCCCTGAGGGAGAAGGTGTTATGTACTTTCCCTGAGGGAGAAGGTGTTATGTACTTTCCCTGAGGGAGAAGGTGTTATGTACTTTCCCTGAGGGAGAAGGTGTTATGTACTTTCCCTGAGGGAGAAGGTGTTATGTACTTTCCCTGAGGGAGAAGGTGTTATGTACTTTCCCTGAGGGAGAAGGTGTTATGTACTTTCCCTGAGGGAGAAGGTGTTATGTACTTTCCCTGAGGGAGAAGGTGTTATGTACTTTCCCTGAGGGAGAAGGTGTTATGTACTTTCCCTGAGGGAGAAGGTGTTATGTACTTTCCCTGAGGGAGAAGGTGTTATGTACTTTCCCTGAGGGAGAAGGTGTTATGTACTTTCCCTGAGGGAGAAGGTGTTATGTACTTTCCCTGAGGGAGAAGGTGTTATGTACTTTCCCTGAGGGAGAAGGTGTTATGTACTTTCCCTGAGGGAGAAGGTGTTATGTACTTTCCCTGAGGGAGAAGGTGTTATGTACTTTCCCTGAGGGAGAAGGTGTTATGTACTTTCCCTGAGGGAGAAGGTGTTATGTACTTTCCCTGAGGGAGAAGGTGTTATGTACTTTCCCTGAGGGAGAAGGTGTTATGTACTTTCCCTGAGGGAGAAGGTGTTATGTACTTTCCCTGAGGGAGAAGGTGTTATGTACTTTCCCTGAGGGAGAAGGTGTTATGTACTTTCCCTGAGGGAGAAGGTGTTATGTACTTTCCCTGAGGGAGAAGGTGTTATGTACTTtccctgagggagagagagaaggtgttatGTACGTtccctgagggagagagagaaggtgttatGTACTTTCcctgaaggagagggagaaggtgtTATGTACTTTCcctgaaggagagggagaaggtgtTATGTACTTTCcctgaaggagagggagaaggtgtTATGTACTTTCCCTGAGGGAGAAGGTATTATGTACTTTCCCTGAGGGAGAAGGTGTTATTTACTTTCcctgaaggagagggagaaggtgtTATTTACTTTCcctgaaggagagggagaaggtgtTATTTACTTTCACATTAATGAGTTACTGTTTTGTATTTCTCCTCCCATCGCTGTTTTTCTTTTCCTtcaattctccctccctccccccccttttttttttttcttctttcgaTGCATGCTGCGTGCACGTCAGAGTCGAAACCAGGAGCTGGCAGCCGCACTGGACTCCAGCAACCTAACAAACAATCAGCTCAATACCAAGCTAGACCGGCTGGTAAGAGTGTGTGCTCGTGGGAGTTTGGCGTTCTGCCTTGTGTGGCAAATAACCCCTGACAGCCCCCATAGCAAGACTGACTGGCCACAGATTGACTAGCAAATGACGTAACACCCTGGATAAACAGCAGCTGCGCTGAGTGGTAGCACAGTCGGTTTTGTTTATTCACCTCATAAATAATTTCATTGCACTGCCCTGTTCCCATTGGTAACAGCCAAGCTTTTACATGCTCACCAAGATGGACACGCTGACTGAAATGAGGGAATGTTTAGACCAACTGCATTGATATTTCTTCTGGAGCCATCTTGCTAACAGCTAACCGTTGCTAACCCCACTGGCTAGGCTAATACGCTGCTGTGCTTCTCTTGAGTATGCGAGGGAGCTTCCTTGGTGCTCAACAGTGATTTAACTCTTGAAGAGCGAAAGGAGATGACatggtgtagggttagatgggTGACTTACTGGagatgttggggtggtggtttGAAGTCTATGAGgtggggatgatgatgatgatatggaTTTTTCCTCTGTCCTGTTTTGTCTGACAGACCGAGCAATCTCAGGAGCTCACAGATCAGCTGCAAAAGGTGAGCAGACTAAGGAAgactctctcattctctcgtcTCCCCCTCAGTGGACAATGACAGGATGTTTTCTGTGTGCTTTCTTTGATCAGGAGCGAAGAGAGTTTGAACAGAAGTGTGTGAAGGAGCAAGGAGCAATGCGGGAacagctacaggtacacacacacacacacagaaggaacTTCTTCAAGGTTTTTCATTCCCTCAGAGCACTTTTCTGAATCCATTTGAAGACCTTTGAAAGCAATTGTCAAATGTTCTCTCTGCAGTTCCAGATGTGTGCTATGTATCTGCCTTTGGGGTCAGCACACCATGCTGTTCCCTTTTTACCCAGGGATGCGAGCACTGATACACTGAATACTGTCTCATCATTGCAAATGAAACACAGCTTGATTTTTATCCAATATTTACAAATTGTATCATGCGAGGCTTCAATAACTGGTCTGTGTGTCTCTcgccctgtctgtctctcgccCTGTCTCGGTCTGTCCGTCCTCTCTCCCAGGTCCACATTCAGACCATCGGCATCCTGGTGTCAGAGAAATCAGAGCTGCAGACCGCTCTGTCGTACACACAGCAGGCTGCCCGCCAGAAAACAGGTGTGTTTTTTGGCGTGTAAGAAAGAGCCTGTGTGAGCAAGAGAAGGCATTTAATCGTCCAAGGCTGTGTTAATGTGTCTATGAATGTGAACGTGTTCAGTAATGTGATATATTGTGGTGTGTGTTCAGAGGAGGTGATAGAGAAAGAGATGGCGTtgatgtgtttaatatgaatGGGTGAGAGAGTCTATTTGTGTTactaagcgtgtgtgtgtgtgtgtgtgtgtgtgtgtgtgtgtgtgtgtgtgtgtgtgtttcaggggagGCTGAGGAGCTGAGTAACCGTCTCCAGGCCACCAAACAGAGAGTCTCTGAGCTGGAAAGaaccctgtcctctgtctccacACAACAGAAACAGTTtgacaaggtaacacacacacacacacactgaagaccgTTTGAGGAGGTAGTCTGCACGCTAGACTGATATTGCTACAGTTGAATGCTATGACCAATGACTATCGATTTGAGCTTTGCGGTAATGTCTAACAAATGATTGATGTTCTCTTGTATGTGCAGCATAACAAagagctagagaaagagagagacaacctgAGGCTAGAGGTGTACAGACTAAAGTAAGTCTTACCCTGAGTATGCTGACATTCTACTCCATGGCTGGCCTTTCCTTGTTTGATTTGTGGACTAGGTAGGGAAAGGAATATGGTGGATACCACACCTAGTCAGTTTGTGTGATTGTGATACATGGAGAGAGATGCCTGTCGTCTGCGGCGAGGTAAATCAGaggctctttgtgtgtgtgtgtgtgtgtgtgcacgttccTAGCTGACCCTCTGTCTCTGTGCAGTAGTGTGAGTGAGGAGGGGAGGCAGCAGAGTTcagagctgtcagagcagctcaagcTGAGGGTGAGCGAGAACAGTGCTATGAGACTGGACCTGGACGAGCTGCGCAAGAGACTGGAGATGACTGACGACATGCTGCAAcaggtaggcacacacacacacacacacggtgtctCTCACTTaatcactcacatacacacatccatTTGTTCTACAGTTGTTCAATTCTTTCTTTTTATTCCTAGTTTTCTAGTCAGTCAGGGCCTCCCAGTGCCAACCAGCAGATGCACTTACTACTGGAGGAGAAACTACAGATTGAGGCACACActgctcaggtgtgtgtgtgtgttagggttgaATACTTTCCCAGTATTTTATAAATGTTCCATCTCGAAAATAAATCACTTGACCCGGTATTTCCCGCCAAAACCGTAAGTGTCATTATAAagcattgggctcccgagtggcgcagcggtgtaaggcaatgcatctcagtgctggaggcgtcactacagacaccctggtttgaatccaggttgtatcacaaccggctgtggttgggagtcccgtagggcggccacaattggcccagcgtcatctgggtttggccggtgtaggtcattgtaaataagaagttgttcttaactgacttgcctagttaaataaagattaggTTTAATtaaaaaaggttaaattaaaaaattcAATATAAATACGCCTTTGTGTTTATTTGATTAGAGCTTTGGTTGAAAAATTCAAGCCTGGTGAGCaatacattaaagacatttaatgagcccaaggttaaaaagcccaaatgattgtgatccaatacatacagtgcctttggaaagtatttagaccccttgactttttccacatattgttacgttacagccttattctaaaatggattaaatcattttttcccctccacaataccccataatgacaaagcacaaacaggtttttagaaattttagcaaatgtatataattttgtctttttatttttttttatatcacattttacgtaagtattcagaccctttactcagtactttgctgaagcacctttggcagcgattacagcctcgagtcttcttgggtatgacgctacaagtttggaacacctgtatttggggagtttctcccattcttctctgcagatcctctcaaactctgtcaggttggatggggagtgttgctgcacagctactttcaggtctctccagagatgtttgatcgggtttaagtccaggctctggttgggccactcaaggatattcagagacttgtcctgaagccactcctgcgttgtcttggctgtgtgcttagggtcgttgtcctgttggaaggtgaaccttcgtcccagtctgaggtaccgagcgctctggagcaggttttcgtcaaggatctctgtacattgctccgttcatctttccctcgatcctaactattctcccaggccctgccgctgagaaacatccacacagcatgatgctgccaccaccatgcttcactgtagggatggtgccaggtttcctccagacgtgacgcttggcattcaggccagtgagttcaattttggtttcatcagaccagagaatcttgtcctttaggtgccttttggcaaactccaagcgggctgtcttttactaaggagtggcttccgtctggcccctctaccgtaaaggcctgattggtggagtgccgcagagatggttgtccttctggaagtttctcccatctccactgaaGAACTCTGGACCTCTGTCAGGGTGATCAtcaggttcttagtcacctccctgaccaagtcccttcttccccgattgctcagtttggccgagctgtcagctctaggaaaagtcttggtggttccaaacttcttccatttaagaatgatggagtccactgtggggaccttcaatgctgcagacattttatggtacccttccccagatctgtgcctcgattaaaatcctgtttcggagctctacggacaattccttcgacctcatggcttggtttttgctctgacatgcactgtcaactgtgggaccttatgtcgacaggtgtgtgcctttccaaatcatgtccaaccaattgaatttaccacaggtggattccaatcaagttgtagaaacatctcaaggatgatcaatagaaacaggatgcacctgaactcaatttcgagtctcatagcaaagggtctgaatacttatataaataaggtttTTTATTTgtcataaatgtgcaaaaatgtctaaacctgttttcacttgatgaggatatatatctatctatctttttcatctattttacaataaggttgtaacgtaacaaaatatggaaaatttcaagagttctgaatactttcctaatgcactgtagctctacatgcattgtgatctgcgctccatactgagatgggctgtctgtccccaccctgagcgttGATGATTCAGAGGACCCAGATTTAGACATGgcatataatttaacagttcGAATTTCACGCATGCTGTAATTTGTTATGATGTACCAGTCAATACACAAAGTTATTTATCCTGGGTAAAAGGGAGTGGTTGTGGCTGGTAAATCTCGGTACTGTGTTCCCGCCAttcaaccctgtgtgtgtgtgtgtgtgcctctctttAAAGTTTTGACTGCCACGCCATTGTGTTAAAGATCTCTTTTGGTGTCATCTGTAGTTAATGGAGTCGGTGGCCcagctgcagacagagagagaccgctACGCTGAGCAGATCCAGGAGGAGGGACAAGTTTGGAAGGACAAGACGGAGCAGCTGCTCTCTCAGGTACACTATGCTACCACCCCATTAGCACAACCTATAGAGGCGGCACAGCCCTGGACGTAACGCTATAAATACCTAGtcacgggcctcccgggtggcacagtggtctagggcactgcatcgcagtgctagctgcgccaccagagtctctgggttcgcgcccaggctctgtcgcagccggccgcgaccgggaggtccgtggggcgacgcacaattggcatagcgtcgtccgggttagggagggtttggccggtagggatatccttgtctcatcgctctcCAGCGACTCTTGTTGCGGGCCGTGCGCAGTGCGCGcgaaccaagggggccaggtacacggtgtttcctccgacacattggtacggctggcttccgggttggaggcgcgctgtgttaaagaagcagtgcggcttggttgggttgtgcttcggaggacgcatggctttcgaccttcgtctctcccgagcccgtacgggagttgtagcgatgagacaagatagtaattactagcgattggataccacgaaaattggggagaaaatgggagaaaattaaaaataaaaatacctaGTCACTTTAAGGTTGAGTTGATTGACGTGTGTCCTGTGAAGGTGACACTAgtagcagaggagagagacaggagcatCAGTCAGATCCAGGAGCTTGAAGCCCACATCACAGACCTGAAGCACACTGCAGGTGAGACACACAGCTACCCTCCTCGGTTTGCACGTCAATTCTCAAAAAGACCAACTTACTGCGTTGACCCTCCCCATCCTGTCAATCATTATCATTAAAATATTTGCATTGCCGTAAGGACTTTCCTTTCCTCCCCAGCCCTTTTGTCCCAGGAGAGAGGGGCCCAGGCGGAGCCCCAGCCCTCAGGGCCCTCGGAGAGTGAATTGGCCCTCCAGGAGGCCCTCGGCAgcctgcagcaggagagagactCGCTCAACTCACAGTTCCAAGCCCAGGtgatgaccacacacacactgccaggcaATAAtaacacacactgtgtgtgtcacACTCCTCAGTGAAGTTGCACTCTGAACACTTTCTCATCAGAGCATAGACTGATAAGATGAATTATGGGGTGGGTTGGTGCTGGTCTAGAATGAAATCCTGCACACCCTGTTCATCCCTGTTGTGTCTCACAACTGAAAACTCACTGTTCTCTGGCCTCCCTTCTCTGTTAATAGCTGCGTGACAATGAGCAGCTGAGTCGCATGTGCTCGGAGCAGGAGTCCCGTCTCTCGGAGCTGGAGCGCCATGCGGAGCTCGGGGCTGAGGATGCAGAGGACCGCAGGCGCATGCTGGAGGACGTGCAGAGTGACAAGGCCACCATCAGCCGCGCCCTGGCCCAGAACCGCACCCTTAAAGACCAACTGGCTGAGCTGCAGAACGGCTTCGTCAAACTGGTAATGAGGAGTGGTACCTTTTTTACTCTCCTGTTTACTTATGTGAAGTAATCACTGATCTGCCAGGTTTTATTAGTGTTTAAACATGGAATATGTGGAAACGCATCTTCAGTTATCCAGCCACATTCAGATCGGTGGTGACCTCATGAATGTGTTGAATGTCTCTGTGGTCCTAGACCAATGAGAACATGGAGCTGACCACTGCTCTGCAGTCAGAGCATCACGTCAAGAAGGAGCTGGGACGCAGGATGGGACAACTACAGGAGGACCTGCACAATGTCAAGGAGCAGGTAGGGACACGCGGGCACACACATGTCATGGTGAACAGGTACAGGAACAGCATATAGACACTCGCACGTCTCTTCCATCCCTAGTTGGATTTGAAGTCGCAGGAGTACCAGGCACTGCTGGAGCAGCGGGACCAGGTAGTGGCCAACCTACAGCAGTACTCTGCAGGCTATACAGCCCTGGCTTCAGAGCGAGAGCAGCTCCACAGACAGTACCTGCAGCAGAGCCAGCTGATGGACCGGCTGCAGCATGACGAGACCCAGGGAAGGGTTCAGTTGGAGATGAGCCACAAACAGCTGGAGCAATACCAGGTCAGGGACGGACACACACGCATGTAGTCACATATCcccgaatacacacacacagtcgcacaTGAAGAgacgcacacgtacacacagtgTCTGTGTTGACCCCTCTGGCGCCTTCTGCAGGAGAGGCTGGAGCAGTTGTCCAGAGATAACGAGCAGTTGAAGGCTGAAGTCACAGAGCTGCTCAACAGCTCAGCCCTGGCCACACTCCCCAGAAACCAGGGAGACGGAGTGGAGAGCCAATCCCTGCCAGAGAGCCCACAGAAGTCCTCGATCGCTATCCCAGAAGACTTTGAGAGCCGCGAGGAGATGGTGAGGAGAAAATACCTATCAGTGGGATCTAGTGTTCCCAAATGCTGTAGAGAATCCTACATCGAGGATTTCCAAAGTATTTCTCAGATAATTGTCTCTGAAGAATAATTCCTCcctttcgtctctctctctctcaggaggagTTTGTGCGCGGTGCGGTGGCGCGTGTGGAGGCAGAGCGAGACGAGGTGAGGAGCagactggaggaggagaggagactgcaCTTCGCTACCAGACACCAGGCTGCAGCACTCAGCATAGAGCGCCACAGTCATGACCACGACCACGGTCAGTGCCACGGTCACAGCCATGATGACCACAGTCACCTTGAACataca
The Salvelinus fontinalis isolate EN_2023a chromosome 10, ASM2944872v1, whole genome shotgun sequence DNA segment above includes these coding regions:
- the LOC129864127 gene encoding golgin subfamily A member 2-like isoform X3 (The sequence of the model RefSeq protein was modified relative to this genomic sequence to represent the inferred CDS: added 269 bases not found in genome assembly), encoding MADQSRQIKLAAAKKKLKEFQQKSSPASGGEGGPGAKKTRKVKGGSQPDTPSADRHSPDNIQSILKGLRQTNGLTLPAYGKSQTHVHGEVRGSPVTQLLEDPNGETGRGSPVSNPASSATNPGCASQSHNTDLQQNCPHDGNENHADENRPLSSTESLRQLSQQLNGLLSGSSTTYINGDSAPSPTNEKELETEQSQELTDQLQKERREFEQKCVKEQGAMREQLQVHIQTIGILVSEKSELQTALSYTQQAARQKTGEAEELSNRLQATKQRVSELERTLSSVSTQQKQFDKHNKELEKERDNLRLEVYRLNSVSEEGRQQSSELSEQLKLRVSENSAMRLDLDELRKRLEMTDDMLQQFSSQSGPPSANQQMHLLLEEKLQIEAHTAQLMESVAQLQTERDRYAEQIQEEGQVWKDKTEQLLSQVTLVAEERDRSISQIQELEAHITDLKHTAALLSQERGAQAEPQPSGPSESELALQEALGSLQQERDSLNSQFQAQLRDNEQLSRMCSEQESRLSELERHAELGAEDAEDRRRMLEDVQSDKATISRALAQNRTLKDQLAELQNGFVKLTNENMELTTALQSEHHVKKELGRRMGQLQEDLHNVKEQLDLKSQEYQALLEQRDQVVANLQQYSAGYTALASEREQLHRQYLQQSQLMDRLQHDETQGRVQLEMSHKQLEQYQERLEQLSRDNEQLKAEVTELLNSSALATLPRNQGDGVESQSLPESPQKSSIAIPEDFESREEMEEFVRGAVARVEAERDEVRSRLEEERRLHFATRHQAAALSIERHSHDHDHGQCHGHSHDDHSHLEHTVSGSEGVAVEVHEALYVAMERLQQRFTSLMQEKADLKERVEELEHRCIQLSGETDTIGEYITLYQNQRAIMKQKHMEKEQYISMLAQDKEEMKAKLAELQDLVMRLVGERNEWYSLYTGALASAAANPDLLPAGEELVQAHHTHRRMELNAVDGQESADVSSAVKPDSTDPPHGGPSDQGQGLPPDSQALMRPQEDGTTRQIMQLLQEIQNPQGPRSVPFLGDNPCVPFFYRPDEQDEVKILVV